One genomic region from Sphingobacterium multivorum encodes:
- a CDS encoding SusE domain-containing protein, whose product MKIINYLYKTLFFLSMVLCQLSCKQEIQDIPKVNETMALQPSSENITLDEVNLTKDIVTFNWKPARAQSDDHLVSYSTMLDVVGNNFGTGTAIFNYEDDNVFSRSFTSEQLQNWANEKWGIPANKSFTLEFRVVAQWEGGATFEAPEVRTVRITVNPIKAVVFDADKVFLSGSAVGGNKVEMPKTLENLDQYAYVLNLQPGELEIPVEFNGETNYVVTSDGSTSLSDGNAVGIKMRERVFSWKIETAGEYRVVVNMQKATATIYSPTKMLAAKTVTWTGDQPYTTTVTDLWMHGSVNGWGTPVKMDCQVSLADPQVLVYTGGKVGTTKFIVTGDNSNNKNLAYAFSAPLTSAGVAQTLTLTLGKVTELGGGNSSANRNSYFTIPATTNVLIFDLRNMTILALKR is encoded by the coding sequence ATGAAAATCATCAATTATTTATACAAAACCTTATTTTTCTTAAGCATGGTACTTTGCCAGTTATCCTGCAAACAGGAAATTCAGGATATACCCAAAGTCAATGAAACGATGGCCCTTCAGCCTTCGTCGGAAAACATTACGTTGGACGAGGTCAATTTGACCAAAGATATCGTCACATTTAACTGGAAGCCCGCCAGGGCGCAGTCAGATGATCATTTGGTCAGCTACAGTACCATGTTGGATGTTGTGGGAAATAATTTTGGGACTGGTACAGCCATATTCAATTATGAAGACGATAATGTATTCAGCAGAAGCTTTACTTCCGAGCAATTGCAAAATTGGGCAAACGAAAAGTGGGGCATACCCGCAAATAAGAGCTTTACGCTGGAGTTTAGAGTGGTCGCCCAATGGGAGGGCGGTGCTACTTTTGAGGCACCCGAAGTACGTACCGTAAGAATTACAGTAAATCCGATCAAGGCGGTTGTTTTTGATGCCGATAAAGTGTTCTTGAGCGGAAGTGCCGTTGGCGGAAACAAGGTGGAGATGCCAAAAACACTGGAAAATTTGGATCAGTATGCCTATGTCTTGAATTTGCAGCCGGGCGAACTCGAAATTCCGGTAGAATTTAACGGTGAGACCAATTACGTCGTTACTTCCGATGGAAGCACCTCATTAAGCGATGGGAATGCTGTTGGTATTAAGATGAGGGAACGTGTGTTCTCCTGGAAAATAGAAACTGCTGGAGAATACCGTGTCGTGGTCAACATGCAAAAGGCCACAGCAACAATCTATTCACCGACAAAAATGCTTGCAGCAAAGACCGTGACCTGGACAGGTGATCAACCTTATACGACAACGGTGACAGATTTATGGATGCACGGAAGTGTCAATGGCTGGGGAACTCCGGTTAAAATGGATTGCCAAGTAAGTTTGGCCGATCCGCAAGTTTTGGTTTATACCGGTGGTAAAGTAGGGACTACGAAGTTTATCGTGACTGGAGATAACAGTAATAACAAAAACCTGGCTTACGCATTTAGTGCTCCGCTCACGTCTGCGGGGGTGGCCCAGACCTTGACGCTCACTCTGGGAAAAGTAACTGAACTGGGCGGGGGCAATTCGAGTGCAAATCGCAATTCTTATTTCACTATCCCGGCGACGACCAATGTGCTGATTTTTGATTTAAGAAACATGACAATTCTGGCGTTAAAACGGTAA
- a CDS encoding nuclear transport factor 2 family protein has translation MKTLVKTFAAAALIALSTFAMAADGPGANATKANVNLSTADFALEHYVAVTTEGESAGVDQLFATDFNQKIQSSNAQSNSRSAVVKLLKKQKGEKLNCTVSTDIIEESADYMLAKVTLKFENFTKTDLVTLEREGNDWKVSKSINSYK, from the coding sequence ATGAAAACCTTAGTAAAAACATTCGCAGCAGCAGCTTTAATCGCATTATCAACTTTCGCTATGGCAGCTGATGGACCTGGAGCAAATGCAACAAAAGCAAACGTTAACCTTTCCACAGCAGATTTCGCTTTAGAGCACTATGTTGCGGTCACTACGGAGGGAGAATCAGCAGGGGTAGACCAGTTATTCGCAACTGATTTCAATCAAAAGATCCAATCTTCCAATGCACAATCTAACAGCCGTAGTGCGGTAGTTAAATTATTGAAAAAGCAAAAAGGAGAAAAACTGAACTGTACAGTAAGCACTGATATCATCGAGGAATCAGCAGACTATATGTTGGCTAAAGTCACTTTGAAATTTGAAAACTTTACCAAAACAGATCTAGTTACTTTGGAGCGCGAAGGCAATGATTGGAAAGTATCTAAATCAATTAATTCGTATAAGTAG
- a CDS encoding nuclear transport factor 2 family protein, translated as MKTLVKTFTAAALIAVSTFAMAAEGPGAKATKANVNLSTADFALEHYVAVTTEGESAGLEQLFAADFNQKIQATNAQSNSRSEVVKSLKKQKGEKLNCTVSTDIIEESADYMVAKVTLKFENFTKTDLVTLERVGNDWKVSKSINSYK; from the coding sequence ATGAAAACTCTAGTAAAAACATTCACAGCAGCAGCCCTAATCGCAGTATCTACTTTCGCTATGGCAGCTGAAGGACCTGGAGCAAAAGCAACAAAAGCAAACGTTAACCTTTCTACAGCAGACTTTGCTTTAGAGCACTATGTTGCGGTAACTACGGAGGGCGAATCAGCAGGCTTAGAGCAGTTATTTGCAGCTGATTTTAATCAAAAGATCCAAGCTACCAATGCACAAAGTAACAGCCGTAGCGAAGTTGTTAAATCCTTGAAAAAACAAAAAGGTGAAAAGCTAAACTGTACAGTAAGCACAGATATCATCGAGGAATCGGCAGACTATATGGTCGCTAAAGTGACGTTGAAATTTGAAAACTTCACCAAAACAGATTTAGTTACTTTGGAGCGTGTGGGTAATGACTGGAAAGTATCCAAATCGATCAATTCATATAAATAA
- a CDS encoding type 1 glutamine amidotransferase domain-containing protein, with amino-acid sequence MKAKQLFRQIGIFSALLILIVTHCYATNRKPKILFVVTSHDTKGNTGEKTGYYLGEVSHPWEVLTAAGYEIDFVSPQGGNPPVDGFDLNDPVNKKFWEDKYYYSKITHSLKPTQVKPEEYKAIFYAGGHGAMWDLPFDSSIAKIASKIYEANGVIAAVCHGPAGLTNIKLSTGEYLIKGKKVNGFSNEEEELVKLSNVVPFLLEDRLKAIGGIYEKSDPWQSHVTVDGRLITGQNPQSAKAVGMAIVKALGE; translated from the coding sequence ATGAAAGCAAAACAACTTTTTAGACAAATAGGAATATTTTCGGCTTTATTAATCCTAATAGTAACGCATTGCTATGCAACAAACCGAAAACCAAAAATTCTATTTGTAGTGACTAGCCACGATACAAAAGGCAATACAGGCGAAAAAACAGGTTATTATCTCGGGGAAGTCTCGCATCCATGGGAGGTTTTAACAGCTGCCGGATATGAGATTGATTTTGTTAGCCCACAGGGCGGAAATCCACCTGTGGATGGATTTGACCTAAATGATCCCGTTAACAAAAAATTCTGGGAGGATAAATACTACTACAGTAAAATCACCCATTCACTCAAACCTACCCAGGTAAAACCTGAAGAATATAAAGCTATCTTTTATGCCGGAGGACATGGTGCGATGTGGGATCTTCCTTTCGATTCATCAATCGCAAAGATTGCCAGCAAGATATACGAGGCAAATGGGGTCATTGCAGCCGTGTGTCATGGACCTGCAGGCTTAACCAACATCAAACTGAGCACCGGCGAATATTTGATAAAAGGGAAAAAAGTTAATGGCTTTAGCAACGAAGAAGAAGAGCTTGTCAAGCTTAGCAATGTCGTCCCCTTTTTACTAGAGGATAGGCTAAAGGCAATAGGTGGGATCTATGAAAAATCCGATCCTTGGCAGTCCCATGTTACCGTTGACGGCAGATTAATCACTGGCCAAAATCCACAATCAGCCAAGGCTGTAGGCATGGCTATCGTCAAGGCATTAGGTGAATAA
- a CDS encoding nuclear transport factor 2 family protein, protein MNSLVKTFAAAALITVSTFAMAAEGPGTKSAKANVNLSTADLTLDHYVAVTTEGESAGVEQLFAADFNQKIQATNAQSNSRSEVVKSLKKQKGEKLNCTVSTDILEESADYMVAKVTLKFENFTKTDLVTLERVGNDWKVSKSINSYK, encoded by the coding sequence ATGAACTCATTAGTAAAAACATTCGCAGCGGCAGCCTTAATCACAGTATCCACTTTCGCTATGGCAGCTGAAGGACCGGGAACAAAATCGGCAAAAGCAAACGTTAACCTTTCCACAGCGGACTTGACTTTAGATCACTATGTTGCGGTAACGACCGAGGGAGAATCAGCAGGAGTAGAGCAGTTGTTTGCAGCTGATTTCAATCAAAAGATCCAAGCTACCAATGCGCAGTCTAACAGCCGTAGCGAAGTGGTTAAATCCTTGAAAAAGCAAAAAGGAGAGAAGCTGAACTGTACAGTAAGCACAGACATCTTAGAAGAATCCGCAGACTATATGGTGGCTAAAGTGACGTTGAAATTTGAGAATTTCACTAAAACAGATCTAGTTACCTTGGAGCGTGTAGGCAATGACTGGAAAGTTTCCAAATCAATCAATTCGTATAAATAG
- a CDS encoding type 1 glutamine amidotransferase domain-containing protein yields the protein MKAKQLFRQIGIFSALLILIATHCYATNRKPKILFVVTSHDTKGNTGEKTGYYLGEVSHPWEVLTAAGYEIDFVSPQGGNPPVDGFDLNDPVNKKFWEDKYYHSKITHSLKPSQVKPEEYKAIFYAGGHGAMWDLPFDSSIAKIASKIYEANGVIAAVCHGPAGLTNIKLSTGEYLIKGKKVNGFSNEEEELVKLSNVVPFLLEDRLKAIGGIYEKSDPWQSHVTIDGRLITGQNPQSAKAVGMAIVKALGE from the coding sequence ATGAAAGCAAAACAACTCTTTAGGCAAATAGGAATATTTTCGGCTTTATTAATCCTAATAGCAACGCATTGCTATGCAACAAACCGAAAACCAAAAATTCTATTTGTAGTGACTAGTCACGATACAAAAGGCAATACAGGCGAAAAAACAGGTTATTATCTCGGTGAAGTCTCGCATCCATGGGAGGTTTTAACAGCTGCCGGATATGAGATTGATTTTGTTAGCCCACAGGGCGGAAATCCACCTGTGGATGGATTTGACCTAAATGATCCCGTTAACAAAAAATTCTGGGAGGACAAATACTACCACAGTAAAATTACCCATTCACTCAAACCTTCTCAGGTCAAACCTGAAGAATATAAAGCTATCTTTTATGCCGGAGGACATGGTGCGATGTGGGATCTTCCTTTCGACTCATCAATCGCAAAGATTGCCAGCAAAATATACGAGGCAAATGGGGTCATTGCAGCTGTATGTCATGGACCTGCAGGCTTAACCAACATCAAACTGAGCACCGGCGAATATTTGATAAAGGGGAAAAAAGTTAATGGCTTTAGCAACGAAGAAGAAGAGCTTGTAAAGCTCAGCAATGTCGTCCCCTTTTTACTAGAGGATAGGCTAAAGGCAATAGGTGGGATTTATGAAAAATCCGATCCTTGGCAGTCCCATGTCACTATTGACGGCAGATTAATCACTGGACAAAATCCACAATCAGCTAAAGCTGTAGGCATGGCTATAGTCAAGGCATTAGGTGAATAA
- a CDS encoding nuclear transport factor 2 family protein produces MNSLVKTFAAAALIAVSTFAMAAEGPGTKSAKANVNLSTADLALDHYVAVTTEGESAGVEQLFADDFSQKIQATNAQSNSRSAVVKLLKKQKGEKLNCTVSTDIIEESADYMIAKVTLKFENFSKTDLVTLERIGNDWKVSKSINSYK; encoded by the coding sequence ATGAACTCATTAGTAAAAACATTCGCAGCAGCAGCCCTAATCGCAGTATCAACTTTCGCAATGGCAGCTGAAGGACCGGGAACAAAATCGGCAAAAGCAAACGTTAACCTTTCCACAGCAGACTTGGCACTCGATCACTACGTTGCGGTAACTACAGAGGGAGAATCAGCAGGGGTAGAGCAGTTATTCGCCGACGATTTCAGCCAAAAGATCCAAGCTACCAATGCACAGTCTAACAGCCGTAGTGCCGTAGTTAAACTATTGAAAAAGCAAAAAGGCGAAAAGCTGAACTGTACAGTAAGCACTGATATCATCGAGGAATCGGCAGACTATATGATTGCTAAAGTAACCTTGAAATTTGAAAACTTCAGCAAAACAGATTTAGTTACCTTGGAGCGTATTGGCAATGACTGGAAAGTATCCAAATCGATCAATTCGTATAAATAA
- a CDS encoding DUF4832 domain-containing protein has protein sequence MKNINYKKACFKAFTVMLCFLAVSCKKEGADTERALSGTLVKPSYNRSAMFRNPLNGWVMYASASGNPSYWDTQFYVPDLGKTVKAIDYASACYIRTSWRTFNPVDGVYAWRDPSTAIYKMIKGAQDKGLPIAFRIVVDGRDQGANTPQFVFDAGAKYYVANASFPDRKTPVLQDPVFRKYYSKLIEELAKDFNDLNKTSFVDAYGLGLWGEGHSVIYEDPNNPSGQNIEAIKEEVVDWISDVYSKNFTKVPLLINYHRVVGDPAGNGAPNPNSEKLLNKMISKGYSLRQDAFGMTDYYQSWEKNFAKVWNFKRPIIMEGGWITTGTHRYWTDPSGKYRQDHPEDVRQGEFDSSLEAAVNMMDFRIGEIESWFTKSFTLCQRFISEGGYRLYPDRVYLPEKVNAGTEATINHRWRNMGWGYFPNNIPQWNYKYKVAFALLDEENKVKKVFVDDKGEPSTWLKNNPITYEFKANVDVAAGNYTWAVAIVDTTNENKPGIKLAVNGDMTNTGWLKLLEVQVQ, from the coding sequence GTGAAAAATATAAATTATAAAAAAGCCTGTTTCAAAGCATTTACTGTTATGCTTTGCTTTCTAGCAGTGTCATGTAAGAAAGAAGGCGCCGATACTGAAAGAGCACTGTCGGGCACCTTGGTGAAGCCCAGTTACAACAGGAGTGCCATGTTTCGTAACCCTTTAAATGGTTGGGTCATGTATGCCTCAGCTTCGGGCAATCCCTCTTATTGGGACACCCAATTCTATGTACCTGACTTAGGTAAAACGGTCAAAGCAATTGACTATGCATCTGCCTGTTATATCCGTACCAGCTGGCGAACTTTTAATCCTGTAGATGGCGTATATGCCTGGAGGGATCCCAGCACCGCAATCTATAAAATGATCAAAGGGGCACAAGATAAAGGATTGCCAATCGCCTTTCGTATCGTGGTCGACGGTCGCGATCAAGGAGCAAATACGCCGCAGTTTGTTTTTGATGCAGGCGCCAAGTATTATGTGGCCAATGCATCTTTTCCGGACAGAAAAACGCCGGTGCTGCAAGACCCTGTTTTTCGGAAATATTATAGCAAGCTGATCGAAGAATTAGCTAAGGATTTTAATGATTTAAATAAAACATCCTTTGTAGATGCCTATGGACTCGGATTGTGGGGCGAGGGGCACAGTGTAATATATGAAGATCCCAATAACCCCTCTGGTCAAAATATTGAGGCCATCAAAGAAGAAGTCGTCGATTGGATTTCGGATGTTTATTCAAAGAATTTTACAAAGGTCCCCTTGCTAATCAATTATCATCGCGTAGTTGGCGACCCAGCGGGCAATGGAGCTCCAAATCCGAATTCGGAGAAGTTGTTGAATAAGATGATCAGCAAAGGATACAGCCTGCGTCAGGATGCCTTTGGAATGACCGATTATTATCAAAGCTGGGAGAAAAATTTTGCTAAGGTTTGGAATTTTAAACGTCCGATTATTATGGAAGGTGGTTGGATTACGACTGGTACACATCGTTACTGGACTGATCCAAGCGGTAAATATAGGCAAGACCATCCCGAAGATGTTCGGCAGGGCGAATTTGACAGCTCCTTGGAAGCCGCTGTAAACATGATGGATTTCCGTATCGGTGAAATTGAAAGCTGGTTTACCAAGTCCTTTACATTATGTCAGCGTTTTATTTCTGAAGGTGGTTATCGTTTATATCCCGATCGGGTCTATTTACCGGAAAAAGTGAATGCAGGTACAGAAGCGACGATTAACCACCGCTGGCGGAATATGGGCTGGGGCTATTTTCCGAACAATATTCCTCAGTGGAACTATAAATATAAGGTAGCCTTTGCACTGCTGGATGAAGAAAATAAGGTTAAAAAAGTTTTTGTTGACGACAAAGGAGAGCCTTCTACCTGGCTTAAGAATAACCCAATAACGTATGAATTTAAAGCCAACGTCGATGTGGCTGCAGGAAACTATACGTGGGCCGTCGCCATCGTAGATACGACAAATGAAAATAAGCCGGGAATAAAACTTGCCGTCAATGGTGATATGACCAATACCGGATGGTTAAAACTATTGGAGGTACAGGTCCAATAG
- a CDS encoding right-handed parallel beta-helix repeat-containing protein, which yields MANQLLIKNTMADMRALSAAEITALTNGTYSGVQLLGYYQAGDTPGPIDYYISFTTDPDDGGSVIELSTIKLQHDFVGEVNVQYFGTRGNFILDDTQAIQKTLTYANKAHVSSVYFPTGHYLITDTLIPPTACLIYGDGNGSHLEFKHERFSISKTVKWMFKLSDHKNISFHNLQLDGGATTNRFPILPENPIGEWDVDGAEFLIYFKPIYDGAVDNINITNCCIKRSWSSGIQSYGRAAEPYPHPLTTNVRITDCYFTETGNHGVGFNEVANATVSNNNFVNVGRVIPEPTNQYGSGLAVDCSGGCIDIVVSNNTVDGAGGGFKCESHVVPVSPTFPDGINYSRRIIFSNNTIKNLYLDTAMNTTNFFIIFYGIRLAGDNCIASDNIIVKPQGHGILISSNGSNCTVSNNKIIEPQRTGIEVGSNLGFNTILDNRIIKSVLQGITVNGSNTLVKNNMINNAGNTGIRLLNGNNCQFIGNTIVDSVGDGISVIPTGTFTSDNIDVVDNICYDSRIGGDRTQTNGIIANAPSVTNVKSMNNRCFNNINTQISVANSARRNQEIGSNAWQTQTINGLATVSGTWQVGDVLKNVNAVVQHSDPQLKYTYGWYNNAPDGRNFIPFGFLGEYAGVGSPEGVVVARQGSRYNEINEAGVSSIWIKRTGGGNTGWISIFQNATTAAKGLVSQSTSVTNSLLPNATDLNSVIALTNDLKTILNAKLQADRNSGQQAI from the coding sequence ATGGCAAATCAACTTCTTATCAAAAACACCATGGCAGATATGCGGGCATTATCTGCAGCCGAAATTACAGCATTAACAAATGGAACCTATTCAGGTGTACAACTCCTAGGGTATTATCAGGCAGGGGACACTCCCGGTCCGATCGATTATTATATCTCGTTCACAACAGATCCCGATGATGGAGGGAGTGTGATCGAGTTAAGCACTATAAAGCTTCAACATGATTTTGTTGGAGAGGTGAATGTTCAATATTTTGGCACAAGAGGTAATTTTATTCTAGACGATACCCAGGCAATACAGAAGACGTTAACTTATGCCAATAAAGCTCATGTATCATCCGTTTATTTTCCTACAGGTCACTACCTCATCACTGATACTTTAATTCCGCCAACAGCATGTTTGATATATGGTGATGGAAATGGAAGTCATCTTGAATTTAAGCATGAGCGATTTTCAATTTCGAAGACCGTAAAATGGATGTTTAAACTATCCGATCACAAGAACATCTCATTTCATAATTTACAATTGGACGGAGGTGCTACAACGAACCGGTTTCCCATTTTACCTGAAAATCCTATCGGAGAGTGGGATGTAGACGGCGCAGAGTTTTTAATTTATTTCAAACCCATTTATGACGGCGCGGTGGATAATATCAACATTACCAATTGTTGTATTAAACGTTCATGGAGCTCCGGTATCCAAAGTTATGGTAGAGCGGCAGAACCTTACCCGCATCCATTGACTACAAATGTTCGTATTACAGATTGCTATTTTACCGAAACAGGTAATCACGGAGTTGGGTTTAATGAAGTAGCGAACGCTACGGTATCCAACAATAATTTTGTGAATGTAGGCCGAGTGATTCCCGAACCGACAAATCAGTACGGTAGTGGGCTGGCTGTTGACTGTTCGGGGGGATGTATAGATATCGTTGTGTCTAATAATACGGTTGACGGAGCTGGAGGGGGATTCAAATGTGAGAGCCATGTTGTTCCTGTAAGCCCTACTTTTCCAGATGGAATAAATTATTCACGCCGTATTATTTTCTCGAACAATACCATCAAGAATCTCTATTTAGATACTGCGATGAATACCACTAATTTTTTCATTATTTTCTATGGCATTAGATTGGCCGGCGATAATTGTATTGCATCCGATAATATCATTGTAAAACCACAGGGTCATGGTATTTTGATCTCAAGCAACGGTTCAAATTGTACGGTATCAAATAATAAGATCATTGAACCACAACGGACTGGTATTGAGGTGGGATCCAATTTGGGGTTTAATACGATTTTGGATAACCGAATTATAAAGTCAGTATTACAAGGTATTACGGTGAATGGAAGCAACACCTTGGTTAAAAATAATATGATCAATAATGCTGGCAATACTGGGATCAGGCTTTTGAATGGTAATAATTGTCAATTTATAGGTAATACAATTGTTGACTCAGTCGGTGACGGAATTAGCGTGATCCCTACTGGAACGTTTACGAGTGACAATATCGATGTTGTTGATAACATCTGTTATGATAGCCGTATTGGTGGAGATCGAACACAGACTAACGGGATTATTGCCAATGCTCCCTCGGTAACGAATGTCAAATCGATGAACAATAGATGCTTTAATAATATCAATACTCAAATCTCTGTAGCGAACAGTGCAAGGCGTAATCAGGAAATAGGTTCAAACGCATGGCAAACCCAAACAATTAATGGACTGGCAACAGTTTCAGGGACATGGCAAGTGGGCGATGTTCTCAAAAATGTTAATGCTGTGGTACAGCACTCGGATCCCCAGCTCAAATATACCTACGGCTGGTACAATAATGCTCCCGATGGGCGTAATTTTATACCATTTGGATTTTTGGGTGAATATGCTGGCGTTGGTAGCCCAGAGGGGGTAGTTGTAGCGAGGCAGGGGTCCAGATACAATGAAATTAATGAGGCTGGCGTATCATCCATTTGGATAAAAAGAACAGGGGGCGGAAATACAGGTTGGATAAGTATTTTTCAAAACGCTACAACAGCAGCGAAGGGCTTGGTTTCTCAGTCAACTTCCGTTACAAATAGTCTACTACCCAATGCTACAGACCTCAATTCTGTGATTGCTTTGACGAATGATTTAAAAACAATATTAAATGCTAAGTTGCAAGCAGATCGAAATAGCGGTCAACAAGCTATTTAG
- a CDS encoding nuclear transport factor 2 family protein, which translates to MKTLVKTFAAAALIAVSTFAMAAEGPGAKTTKSNVNLSTADLALDHYVAVTTEGESAGVEQLFAADFNQKIQATNAQSNSRSAVVKLLKKQKGEKLNCTVSTDIIEESADYMVAKVTLKFENFSKTDLVTLERVGNDWKVSKSINSYK; encoded by the coding sequence ATGAAAACGCTAGTAAAAACATTCGCAGCAGCAGCCCTAATCGCCGTATCAACTTTCGCTATGGCAGCTGAAGGACCTGGAGCAAAAACAACAAAATCAAACGTTAACCTTTCCACAGCAGACTTGGCTTTGGATCATTATGTGGCGGTCACGACAGAGGGAGAATCAGCAGGAGTAGAGCAGTTATTCGCAGCTGATTTTAATCAAAAGATCCAAGCTACCAATGCACAGTCTAACAGCCGTAGTGCCGTAGTTAAACTATTGAAAAAGCAAAAAGGCGAAAAGCTGAACTGTACAGTAAGCACTGATATCATTGAGGAATCGGCAGACTATATGGTTGCTAAAGTAACCTTGAAATTTGAAAACTTCAGCAAAACAGATTTAGTTACCTTGGAGCGTGTGGGCAATGACTGGAAAGTTTCCAAATCGATCAATTCGTATAAGTAG
- a CDS encoding S41 family peptidase gives MYKVFLFIACFSILNICHAQNREVIKLANQFIDTLEVHSFMRSKIDFDRLRMETTAKVKNVNKTDSLLSTFKEIVSGLKDHHSSVSRVKDTTDNLAFIKMIASTTYEKEGMPPLNFQHRLIEDKYAYINVPGVLLEHRRYIDTLQKQLRELDGKHPKAWIIDLTENDGGASVPMITPFHSLIDTSQTFSYFDGTLDKDGKEVLIDKFQIPQNGLYIDDSIEAKYCKFDTVQAQPLKNNHIPIIVLVSNITASSGEITASHFLGQKNVTLIGAMTNGLTSSNELYYVDKGYSVNLMTALLHDRKGKSYHVGEGISPDITVDFEYPENIRNFKERYRFTLENKSVFINKAIEFLKAKGI, from the coding sequence ATGTACAAAGTCTTTTTATTCATAGCTTGTTTTTCCATTTTAAATATTTGCCATGCTCAAAATAGAGAGGTAATCAAATTAGCGAATCAATTTATCGATACGTTGGAAGTCCATTCTTTTATGCGAAGCAAAATCGACTTTGATCGATTACGTATGGAGACCACTGCAAAGGTTAAGAATGTGAATAAGACAGACTCATTGTTGTCGACGTTTAAAGAAATAGTTTCCGGATTAAAGGATCATCATTCCAGTGTTAGTCGCGTTAAAGATACAACTGATAATCTGGCATTCATTAAAATGATCGCAAGTACGACCTATGAGAAAGAAGGAATGCCTCCGCTCAATTTTCAACATCGTTTAATTGAAGATAAATATGCATATATCAATGTTCCTGGTGTACTTTTAGAGCATAGACGCTACATTGATACTTTACAAAAACAGTTGCGTGAACTGGATGGAAAGCATCCGAAAGCCTGGATTATTGATTTAACAGAAAATGATGGTGGCGCTTCTGTACCAATGATTACCCCATTTCATAGCTTGATTGATACAAGTCAAACTTTTTCTTATTTTGATGGAACCTTAGATAAAGATGGCAAGGAGGTTTTAATAGATAAATTTCAGATTCCCCAAAATGGATTATATATTGACGATAGTATCGAAGCTAAATATTGTAAATTCGATACCGTACAAGCTCAACCCCTTAAAAATAATCATATACCCATTATTGTCTTGGTCTCAAATATCACTGCAAGTTCTGGCGAAATTACAGCGAGTCACTTCTTAGGACAAAAGAATGTCACTTTAATCGGAGCAATGACAAATGGGTTAACTTCGAGTAATGAACTCTATTATGTGGATAAGGGTTATTCCGTTAATTTGATGACAGCGTTGTTGCATGACCGGAAAGGAAAATCTTATCATGTTGGTGAAGGTATAAGTCCTGATATCACCGTTGATTTTGAATATCCTGAGAACATCCGAAATTTTAAAGAACGCTATCGATTTACATTAGAGAACAAATCAGTATTTATCAATAAAGCGATTGAATTTTTGAAAGCAAAGGGGATTTAA
- a CDS encoding nuclear transport factor 2 family protein: MKMLVKTFAAAALIAVSTFAMAAEGPGAKSSKANVSLSTADFALEHYVAVTTEGESAGVEQLFAADFNQKIQATNAQSNPRSEVIKSLKKQKGEKLNCRVSTDVLEESADYMLAKVTLKFENFTKTDLVTLERVGNDWKVSKSINLYK, translated from the coding sequence ATGAAAATGCTAGTAAAAACATTCGCAGCAGCAGCTTTAATCGCAGTATCTACATTTGCTATGGCAGCTGAAGGACCTGGAGCAAAATCGTCAAAAGCAAACGTTAGCCTTTCCACAGCAGATTTCGCTTTAGAACACTATGTTGCGGTAACTACGGAGGGAGAATCAGCAGGCGTAGAGCAGTTATTTGCAGCTGATTTTAATCAAAAGATCCAAGCTACCAATGCGCAGTCTAACCCCCGTAGCGAAGTGATTAAATCCTTGAAAAAACAAAAAGGAGAGAAGTTGAACTGTAGAGTGAGCACCGATGTCCTTGAAGAGTCAGCAGACTATATGTTGGCTAAAGTCACTTTGAAATTTGAAAACTTCACCAAAACAGATTTAGTTACTTTGGAGCGTGTAGGCAATGACTGGAAAGTATCCAAATCGATCAATCTGTATAAATAA